Proteins co-encoded in one Aspergillus flavus chromosome 2, complete sequence genomic window:
- a CDS encoding DMRL synthase family protein (unnamed protein product) has translation MASLKGPGATPSFDGSGLRIAIVHARWNMGIIGPLVEGARKSLLAAGVVEDHITTLTVPGSYELPYAAQRLYAASQLQAAKSSSSGEGISATDLLSSSTADISKASPESPTSATSRPFDAIIAIGVLIKGETMHFEYIADAVSHGLMRVQLDSGVPVIFGVLTVLTEEQGLERAGLGKKGMHNHGEDWGSAAVELGARRREWAEGRIA, from the exons ATGGCATCTTTGAAGGGACCAGGAGCTACTCCAAGCTTTGACG GCTCGGGGCTTCGAATTGCAATTGTTCATGCAAGGTGGAATATGGGCATAATTGGTCCTCTCGTAGAAGGGGCAAGGAAGAGCCTTTTGGCAGCTGGTGTAGTTGAGGACCATATCACAACCCTCACTGTCCCGGGCAGCTATGAGTTACCATATGCCGCTCAGCG GCTCTACGCAGCTTCTCAGTTACAAGCAGCCAAGAGCTCGTCCTCCGGTGAGGGAATCAGTGCCACGGACctgctctcttcctctaccGCAGACATTAGCAAAGCGTCCCCGGAATCGCCAACATCCGCTACCTCTAGGCCGTTTGACGCCATTATCGCCATCGGTGTCCTTATTAAGGGAGAGACCATGCATTTTGAGTACATCGCAGATGCTGTCTCTCACGGATTGATGCGTGTTCAATTAGATTCGGGCGTGCCTGTCATTTTTGGGGTGCTCACCGTTTTGACCGAAGAACAGGGCTTGGAAAGGGCTGGGCTAGGCAAGAAAGGAATGCATAatcatggagaagattgggGCAGCGCCGCCGTGGAACTtggagcaagaagaagagaatgggcTGAAGGTAGAATTGCCTAG
- a CDS encoding putative proteasome subunit alpha type 3, which produces MTSIGTGYDLSNSVFSPDGRNFQVEYAAKAVENGGTAIGIRCKDGVVLAVEKIITSKLLKPGANKRIATVDRHVGIVSAGLVPDGRHFVSRARDEAASWRSVYKGPIPVSALSNRLGSYVQAYTLYSSVRPFGVTAIVGGWDSEAELAVDGQVGSGPKSGSGGKVDGAKAGGPGLYMIEPSGLYWGYYGAATGKGRQAAKAELEKLDLSSGNLSLVDAVKEAARIIYVAHEDSKDKDFELEMSWISSLDGPTHGRHEEVPKQLLEEAEKAAKRSLEGEDEEEEEVAKDGPNQGERMEE; this is translated from the exons ATG ACGTCCATCGGTACTGGTTACGATCTTTCTAATTCGGTCTTCTCGCCAGATGGCCGCAACTTTCAG GTGGAATATGCAGCTAAAGCGGTTGAAAATGGCGGAACAGCCATTGGTATAAGGTGCAAGGACGGCGTCGTGCTAGCTGTTGAGAAGATCATTACTAGCAAGCTCCTAAAGCCGGGTGCAAATAAGAGAATAGCAACAGTCGATCGACACGTTGGTATT GTCTCTGCCGGTCTAGTTCCAGACGGTCGACACTTTGTTTCCCGTGCTAGAGATGAGGCTGCTTCATGGAGAAGCGTATACAAGGGCCCTATCCCTGTGTCTGCTCTGTCGAATCGTTTGGGCAGCTACGTACAAGCTTATACCCTCTACTCCAGTGTACGGCCTTTTGGTGTGACCGCTATCGTGGGCGGCTGGGATTCTGAAGCCGAGCTTGCCGTCGATGGTCAAGTCGGCAGTGGGCCTAAATCAGGCTCTGGGGGTAAGGTTGATGGGGCTAAGGCTGGAGGACCAGGCCTATACATGATTGAGCCAAGTGGGCTGTACTGG GGTTACTATGGTGCCGCTACCGGGAAGGGGAGGCAGGCTGCGAAGGCTGAACTTGAGAAGTTAGATCTAAGTTCGGGTAACCTGAGTTTGGTTGATGCCGTGAAAGAGGCAGCTCGAATCATCTACGTCGCACATGAGGACAGCAAGGACAAAGATTTCGAGTTAGAAATGTCTTGGATTAGCTCACTCGATGGGCCAACCCATGGCAGGCATGAAGAAGTGCCCAAACAACTTctcgaagaagcagaaaaggCGGCAAAGAGGTCTCTAGAAggtgaagacgaggaggaagaggaagtagCAAAGGATGGCCCCAACCAAGGCGAGCGGATGGAGGAGTAG
- a CDS encoding histone-lysine N-methyltransferase, H3 lysine-4 specific, with protein sequence MSRSSAGFADFFPTAPSVLQQKRFKVTRERPRPKAQIDSEHSDESSACPTETRAILNLSNGGASLDSGQISSTDLKKTSPESSVEGSASSTAGDRSALSLSVAQHGANSHEARLDTLTPLTNAESSPPQKANSPRNKIAEGIVANTTIDTKSGINPLHTPPTPQSQGRRTGSIRGYKLVYDPDTEKRSSSKEKRRKPRYVDIILSEQNNCPPDPRLGIPNYMRGAGCKQKRKYRPAPYTLKPWPYDASSTIGPGPPAQIVITGFDPLTPIAPISALFSSFGDIGEINNRTDPITGRFLGICSVKYKDSASFRGGGPVLAASAARRAYYECRKEQRIGTRRIRVDLDRDGVVSERFVARTIESQRMGQKSNLQSTEEVKSDSETKKNEPPPTAPKGPSGKTSVRPIVAIPEGPRANFLKPVMPSLVEEVPILGQIKRDPYIFIAHCYVPVLSTTVPHLKKRLKLFNWKDIRCDKTGYYIIFENSRRGEEETERCYKMCHMKPLFTYIMNMESQPYGNPSYERSPSPERCRAEQRERAERERLKREVGLDIEEEKRQRAVDLDPCQEVLTIIIRDLKDKLLEDVKSRIAAPALYDYLDPDRHALKRKTLGIADPEGIKRPMFRIDDSFGTPDSRSGLSDARRPFSGSTPNILALPRIRKARHLGRTDTAFLDERRKQPLRRREVRPLYHRLQQLHDVDDSDDEQRTPKDTDEQDSRPPSRMSSGTSESDDGDGFVSEALGLPVVELAGSGQNKEPDEILKDNQSVGESSQLESNEISPELRKRKRASEELEARKRQKEDDELFGINPIAEAEVEGTQIIATPIAVDINLEVSEAALSILPKESNDNRQETGEANHLDFDGIDVTSSTIEKDRRGILDPLDDIDNAAAREESRTEVGWRVSNDEPRPIVDDDDAIIMDLDGWQNLIKDDEDLHFLRDILVGYSESNVGNLSAWAWRQKEIKALNHPGDVGPLRGGTGIAGYYVPNTTGAARTEGRKRILESEKSKYLPHRIKVQKAREEREARAKNDPHTAAVEAARVAAAKNISKSTSRSTRVNNRRLIADINAQKQALPTQSGDGDVLRFNQLKKRKKPVRFARSAIHNWGLYAEENISANDMIIEYVGEKVRQQVADMRERQYLKSGIGSSYLFRIDENTVIDATKRGGIARFINHSCTPNCTAKIIKVDGSKRIVIYALRDIERGEFGKSA encoded by the coding sequence ATGTCGCGCTCCTCGGCAGGCTTTGCAGACTTCTTCCCTACTGCGCCGTCTGTCCTCCAGCAAAAACGATTTAAAGTAACTAGGGAGCGACCGCGACCTAAAGCCCAAATCGATAGTGAACATAGCGATGAATCATCAGCGTGCCCCACGGAAACAAGAGCTATTCTCAACCTATCTAATGGCGGTGCATCTCTGGATTCAGGGCAAATATCTTCTACTGATTTAAAGAAAACGTCACCGGAATCGTCTGTCGAGGGCTCTGCAAGTTCTACAGCAGGAGATCGTTCAGCCCTTAGCTTATCTGTTGCTCAGCATGGCGCGAACTCGCATGAAGCGCGTCTTGACACCCTAACTCCTCTTACCAATGCAGAATCATCGCCTCCTCAAAAAGCAAACTCACCCCGGAATAAAATAGCAGAAGGGATTGTTGCAAATACTACTATCGACACTAAAAGTGGAATAAACCCTCTCCATACCCCGCCAACACCACAGTCTCAAGGCCGTCGCACTGGAAGCATCAGAGGTTACAAGCTGGTCTATGACCCTGACACCGAAAAACGATCATCTTCGAAGGAGAAGCGAAGAAAACCCCGTTATGTCGATATTATTCTGAGCGAGCAAAACAATTGCCCACCAGATCCTCGCCTGGGAATCCCAAATTACATGCGAGGTGCCGGTTGCAagcagaagaggaaatatCGACCAGCGCCCTATACCCTAAAGCCTTGGCCTTATGATGCCTCATCGACAATAGGGCCCGGCCCCCCTGCGCAGATAGTTATCACTGGTTTCGACCCGCTCACTCCAATTGCGCCGATCAGCGCCCTGTTCTCGAGTTTCGGGGATATTGGCGAGATAAATAACCGCACGGATCCGATTACTGGCAGGTTTCTTGGAATATGTTCAGTAAAGTATAAAGACAGCGCTTCATTCCGGGGCGGCGGTCCTGTCCTTGCAGCAAGCGCGGCCAGGCGAGCTTACTACGAATGCAGAAAAGAGCAGCGCATTGGAACACGAAGGATCAGGGTTGACTTGGATCGCGATGGGGTTGTCTCAGAAAGATTTGTGGCTAGGACAATTGAGTCCCAGAGGATGGGACAGAAAAGCAATCTTCAATCTACAGAAGAGGTGAAATCTGATtcggaaacaaagaaaaacgagCCTCCTCCGACGGCGCCAAAAGGTCCTTCAGGAAAAACCTCAGTTCGCCCTATAGTTGCAATTCCTGAAGGACCGAGGGCAAATTTTCTTAAACCTGTCATGCCATCTTTGGTCGAGGAAGTACCCATTTTGGGTCAGATCAAAAGGGACCCGTATATCTTCATTGCGCATTGCTACGTACCAGTCCTTAGTACAACCGTTCCGCACCTTAAGAAGAGGCTCAAGCTGTTTAACTGGAAAGACATTCGTTGCGACAAGACCGGgtactatattatattcgAGAATTCTAGGCGCGGTGAGGAGGAAACTGAGCGCTGCTACAAAATGTGCCACATGAAGCCTTTGTTCACCTATATCATGAATATGGAAAGCCAGCCTTATGGCAATCCCAGCTACGAGCGCAGTCCAAGTCCTGAACGATGTCGAGCAGAACAACGCGAGCgagcagaaagagaaagactGAAAAGAGAAGTGGGtcttgatatcgaagaagagaaaaggcaGCGAGCGGTTGACCTTGATCCCTGCCAAGAAGTATTAACCATCATAATTCGAGACCTGAAGGATAAACTTCTTGAAGATGTGAAGTCACGCATTGCTGCACCAGCCTTGTATGATTACCTCGACCCGGACCGGCATGCTCTGAAGAGGAAAACGTTAGGTATCGCTGATCCAGAGGGGATCAAGAGGCCCATGTTTCGAATTGATGATTCGTTCGGGACACCGGACTCGAGGTCAGGGTTGTCAGACGCAAGGCGTCCGTTCAGTGGATCTACTCCAAATATTCTTGCACTTCCTCGTATTCGAAAGGCTCGTCATCTTGGTCGCACAGATACTGCTTTCTTGGATGAAAGGCGCAAGCAGCCGCTGCGGAGAAGAGAGGTCCGACCACTGTATCACCGATTACAACAGTTGCATGACGTTGACGACTCAGATGATGAGCAACGAACACCAAAAGATACGGATGAGCAAGATAGCCGGCCCCCAAGTCGGATGAGCTCAGGGACCTCGGAGTCTGATGATGGCGACGGCTTTGTTTCCGAGGCTTTGGGCCTTCCAGTTGTAGAACTGGCTGGCTCAGGTCAAAATAAAGAGCCCGATGAGATTCTGAAAGACAACCAATCGGTAGGCGAAAGTTCACAGCTTGAAAGCAACGAAATCTCTCCAGAGTTACGGAAGCGGAAAAGAGCCAGCGAAGAACTCGAGGCGCGCAAGAGACaaaaggaagatgacgaacTTTTTGGCATTAATCCTATTGCAGAAGCTGAAGTCGAAGGCACCCAAATCATCGCAACTCCTATAGCCGTGGACATAAATCTCGAAGTTTCAGAAGCTGCTTTGAGTATCCTTCCAAAAGAGAGTAATGATAACCGGCAAGAGACGGGAGAAGCCAACCATCTGGACTTTGATGGTATTGATGTTACGTCCTCGACGATAGAAAAAGACCGCCGTGGTATACTAGATCCTCTTGACGATATCGATAATGCGGCTGCGCGCGAAGAATCCCGAACAGAAGTGGGATGGCGAGTGTCGAATGACGAGCCTAGGCCCATTgtcgatgacgacgacgcaATAATCATGGATCTCGACGGATGGCAGAATCTAATTaaagacgatgaggatctGCACTTTCTTCGAGATATTCTTGTTGGATATTCCGAGTCCAACGTTGGGAATTTGTCGGCTTGGGCATGGAGGCagaaggaaatcaaagccCTCAATCATCCCGGAGATGTGGGGCCCCTGCGCGGAGGGACTGGCATCGCAGGATATTACGTGCCCAATACAACAGGTGCAGCTCgaacagaaggaagaaagagaatattgGAGTCGGAGAAGTCAAAATACCTGCCACATCGTATCAAAGTCCAGAAGGCACGTGAAGAACGAGAGGCCAGAGCAAAGAATGATCCGCATACTGCTGCGGTTGAAGCTGCAAGAGTTGCTGCGGCAAAGAACATCTCTAAGTCTACTTCCAGATCTACACGGGTCAATAACCGCCGATTGATTGCAGATATCAATGCACAGAAACAGGCTCTTCCCACTCAATCCGGAGACGGTGACGTCCTTCGCTTCAATCAGCtgaagaaacgaaagaagcCAGTACGCTTTGCTCGGTCAGCTATCCATAATTGGGGCCTCTACGCAGAAGAGAATATATCAGCAAATGACATGATAATTGAATATGTAGGTGAAAAAGTGCGGCAGCAGGTTGCGGACATGAGGGAGAGGCAGTACCTTAAGAGTGGGATCGGCAGCAGCTACCTTTTCCGCATTGATGAGAACACAGTTATAGATGCTACAAAGAGAGGGGGCATTGCTAGGTTTATCAACCATAGCTGTACACCGAATTGCACTGCCAAGATCATCAAAGTCGATGGTAGCAAGCGTATTGTTATATATGCCTTGAGAGACATCGAGAGAGGTGAGTTTGGCAAAAGCGCATAA
- a CDS encoding glucosamine-fructose-6-phosphate aminotransferase (glucosamine--fructose-6-phosphate aminotransferase) produces the protein MCGIFGYINYLVERDRKFILDTLLNGLSRLEYRGYDSAGLAIDGDKKNEVCAFKEVGKVAKLRELIDECKPDLTKSFESHAGISHTRWATHGTPSRLNCHPHRSDLNWEFSVVHNGIITNYKELKALLESKGFRFETDTDTECIAKLTKYLYDQQPDIEFTVLAKAVVKELEGAFGLLIKSVHYPHEVIAARKGSPLVIGVRTSKKMKVDFVDVEYSEDGALPAEQASQNVAIKKSATGLLAPPDKSLLHRSQSRAFLSDDGIPQPAEFFLSSDPSAIVEHTKKVLYLEDDDIAHVHEGQLNIHRLTKDDGTSNVRAIQTIELELQEIMKGKFDHFMQKEIFEQPESVINTMRGRLDVANKQVTLGGLRQYISTIRRCRRIIFVACGTSYHSCMAVRGVFEELTEIPISVELASDFLDRQAPVFRDDTCVFVSQSGETADSLMALRYCLERGALTVGIVNVVGSSISLLTHCGVHINAGPEIGVASTKAYTSQFVAMVMFALSLSEDRASKQKRREEIMEGLSKVSEQFKEILKLNEPIKQLCANFKNQKSLLLLGRGGQFPTALEGALKIKEISYLHCEAVMSGELKHGVLALVDENLPIIMILTRDNLFTKSLNAYQQVIARGGRPIVICNSDDPEFSSAQTVKIEVPKTVDCLQGLLNVIPLQLIAYWLAVSEGLNVDFPRNLAKSVTVE, from the exons ATGTG CGGCATCTTCGGCTACATTAACTACCTCGTCGAGAGGGACCGCAAGTTTATTCTTGACACTCTTCTCAATG GACTCTCCCGTCTTGAATACCGAGGCTACGACTCTGCGGGTCTTGCCATAGATGGCGATAAGAAGAATGAAGTTTGTGCTTTCAAGGAAGTGGGCAAGGTTGCTAAGCTTCGAGAGCTTATTGATGAGTGCAAGCCTGACTTGACCAAATCCTTTGAATCTCATGCTGGTATTTCTCACACTCGTTGGGCCACTCATGGGACGCCTTCCCGCTTGAACTGCCACCCCCACAG GTCCGATCTGAACTGGGAATTTTCAGTTGTCCACAATGGTATCATTACCAACTACAAAGAGCTCAAGGCTTTGTTGGAGAGCAAGGGATTCCGCTTTGAGACTGACACAGACACCGAATGTATTGCAAAGCTTACCAAATATCTCTATGACCAACAGCCCGATATCGAATTCACAGTTTTGGCTAAGGCTGTTGTGAAGGAGCTTGAGGGCGCGTTTGGGCTTCTCATCAAATCCGTACATTATCCCCATGAGGTCATTGCGGCTCGCAAGGGGTCGCCGCTTGTTATTGGCGTGAGaacgtcgaagaagatgaaggtggATTTCGTGGACGTCGAATACTCAGAAGATGGAGCCCTTCCTGCAGAGCAGGCCTCCCAGAACGTGGCCATCAAGAAGTCTGCGACCGGCCTCCTTGCCCCACCTGACAAATCCCTTTTGCATAGGTCACAGTCTCGCGCTTTCCTTTCCGATGATGGCATCCCCCAGCCAGCTGagtttttcttgtcttctgaCCCATCTGCAATTGTCGAGCATACGAAGAAGGTCCTCTAtctcgaagatgatgatatcgCTCATGTGCATGAGGGACAGTTAAACATTCATCGCCTCACAAAAGATGATGGTACTTCTAATGTTCGCGCTATTCAGACAATTGAACTCGAATTGCAGGAGATTATGAAGGGCAAGTTTGACCACTTCATGCAAAAGGAAATTTTCGAGCAACCCGAGTCTGTGATCAATACCATGAGAGGACGACTGGATGTTGCAAACAAGCAAGTCACACTCGGTGGCCTGCGGCAGTACATTTCTACTATCCGCCGCTGCAGAAGAATCATATTTGTTGCCTGTGGAACTAGTTACCATTCATGCATGGCTGTGCGTGGAGTCTTTGAAGAGCTTACTGAGATTCCTATTTCTGTTGAACTTGCTTCCGATTTCCTGGATAGACAGGCTCCAGTATTCCGTGATGACACGTGTGTTTTCGTTTCTCAGTCTGGCGAGACCGCTGACTCCCTTATGGCCTTGCGCTACTGTCTCGAACGCGGAGCATTGACCGTTGGTATTGTTAATGTTGTAGGGTCCTCTATCTCACTTCTCACTCACTGCGGTGTGCACATCAACGCTGGACCCGAAATTGGGGTAGCTTCTACCAAGGCCTACACGTCCCAGTTCGTTGCTATGGTCATGTTCGCTTTGTCTCTTAGTGAGGATAGGGCGTCTAAGCAGAAGAGGCGTGAGGAGATTATGGAGGGTCTTTCTAAGGTCTCCGAGCAATTCAAGGAGATCTTGAAACTTAACGAACCCATCAAACAATTGTGTGCAAACTTCAAGAATCAAAAGAGTTTGCTTCTGCTGGGCAGGGGTGGTCAATTCCCTACTGCCCTTGAAG GTGCACTTAAAATCAAAGAGATCTCTTATCTCCATTGCGAGGCTGTCATGTCCGGCGAGTTGAAGCATGGTGTTCTTGCCCTTGTCGATGAAAACTTGCCCATCATCATGATTCTTACGAGGGACAACCTGTTCACGAAGTCGTTGAATGCTTATCAACAAG TCATTGCCAGAGGTGGCCGTCCTATTGTAATTTGTAATTCCGATGACCCGGAATTTTCTTCGGCTCAAACCGTGAAGATTGAAGTTCCAAAGACTGTCGATTGCCTGCAAGGTCTCCTGAATGTCATCCCCTTGCAGTTAATCGCTTACTGGTTGGCTGTGTCTGAGGGTCTCAATGTTGATTTCCCTCGCAATCTTGCGAAGTCAGTCACAGTTGAGTAA
- a CDS encoding ubiquitin-2 like Rad60 SUMO-like-domain-containing protein, which produces MAVGKTPISCDTRKNQRRAAIHTDQHSDSMKYDPVVQILITSKIESTKPLIVHRKMSQSLRDVRLAWCNCQSIPKEMQSSILLTWKGRRLFDVTTCRSLGISVPKGLADSPVHGDHVRYGSKEDIRIHMEAVIENNVMAMDNWQASHESYFASAQESTATDGSSRLLSTRVVLKCPRSGDMELNVNPRMQISRLVTIFRDAKKIPENREVYLVFDGDRLDPCSCLSMHDMADGDLVDVVVK; this is translated from the coding sequence ATGGCAGTCGGCAAAACCCCCATTTCTTGTGATACTCGAAAGAACCAGCGAAGGGCTGCAATCCATACAGACCAGCACTCTGATTCTATGAAATATGATCCGGTTGTTCAGATTCTTATCACCTCCAAAATTGAAAGCACGAAGCCGCTGATAGTCCACCGAAAAATGTCACAGTCGCTGCGAGATGTTCGTCTTGCATGGTGCAACTGCCAGAGTATACCGAAAGAGATGCAGTCATCCATACTCTTGACTTGGAAGGGCAGGAGGCTATTTGATGTCACAACATGCAGGAGCTTGGGAATTAGCGTGCCAAAAGGCCTCGCCGACAGTCCAGTACATGGCGATCATGTTCGGTATGGCAGTAAAGAAGACATCCGTATTCACATGGAAGCTGTTATCGAAAACAATGTAATGGCAATGGATAATTGGCAGGCCTCGCATGAAAGTTACTTTGCATCGGCCCAAGAGTCTACAGCTACAGATGGCAGCAGCAGGCTTCTATCAACAAGGGTGGTTTTGAAGTGCCCAAGGTCCGGCGACATGGAATTAAATGTTAATCCAAGAATGCAAATCTCTCGACTTGTCACAATCTTTCGAGATGCAAAAAAAATACCGGAAAATCGGGAAGTGTACCTAGTGTTCGATGGTGATCGGTTAGATCCCTGTTCTTGCCTGTCGATGCACGACATGGCAGACGGCGACTTGGTGGATGTCGTGGTCAAATGA
- a CDS encoding S-adenosyl-L-methionine-dependent methyltransferase: protein MSRPEDVLPPDLFYDDNESRKYTTSSRIRNIQSDMTNRALELLDLRSPSLVLDIGCGSGLSGEILSAVPPEHGGPHTWIGMDISPSMLDIALQRDVEGDLFLADIGQGVPFRPGTFDAAISISAIQWLCNAETSDVSPEGRLRRFFEGLYASLRRGGRAVCQFYPKNDAQRNMISGAAIKAGFGAGILEDDPGTKNSKLYLVLTVGGGGLQGDITGVVNGMDDVNILDARRKAMEHGKMQLPRKGDKAWIMRKKEQMERKGKVVKQNSRYTGRKRRPAF from the exons ATGTCACGTCCGGAGGATGTCTT GCCCCCTGATCTTTTCTATGACGACAATGAATCTCGCAAATATACCACGTCCTCGCGAATTCGTAATATACAGTCTGATATGACCAATCGAGCGCTTGAACTACTTGACCTTCGATCTCCATCACTGGTTCTTGATATCGGCTGTGGCTCTGGGCTTTCCGGCGAAATTCTTTCTGCAGTGCCCCCTGAACATGGGGGGCCTCATACCTGGATAGGCATGGATATCTCACCTAGCATGCTTGATATCGCCCTTCAACGAGATGTAGAAGGTGATTTGTTTCTTGCTGATATTGGACAAGGAGTACCATTTCGCCCAGGCACGTTTGATGCAGCTATCAGTATCAGTGCCATTCAGTGGCTCTGCAACGCTGAAACGAGTGATGTTAGTCCTGAAGGGCGCCTACGGCGTTTTTTTGAAGGCCTTTATGCTAGCCTACGGCGTGGGGGCCGTGCTGTTTGCCAATTCTATCCTAAAAACGATGCACAGCGAAATATGATCAGCGGTGCTGCCATCAAGGCCGGTTTCGGAGCTGGTATCCTAGAAGATGATCCCGGGACAAAGAACAGCAAGCTGTACCTTGTTTTGACTGTCGGAGGCGGTGGTCTGCAGGGTGATATTACTGGCGTCGTGAATGGAATGGATGATGTTAATATCTTGGACGCCAGAAGAAAGGCAATGGAGCATGGGAAAATGCAACTGCCCCGGAAAGGCGATAAGGCCTGGATTATGCGAAAAAAGGAGCAGATGGAGAGAAAGGGCAAGGTTGTGAAACAGAATTCTAGGTACACTGGCAGGAAGCGGCGTCCAGCTTTCTAA